The genomic DNA ACCACTCTCTCCTGCAGTATTCTTTCTCATTTCTCATTGGCAGTAAGGTTTTGCTAGTAACTCAATTGTTTTATCATAACTTTTACATTATGTTAATATAGCTTATAAACAGTCAATACTAAGTACAAGAGTATGTCGTAAAATAGTAACAGTAAATTATAACAAGCAAAGCATATATCATTTATCACCACGagaaatcaatcaaatcatATGCCAAGAGTTGAACATCATTATCCATAGTAACTCCTATATAAAACTGTATCACGAAATAAGAGTAAAACAGCTGAGAGCATAACCTATAGATGAAACAGGTTGGTTTTAAAGTTAATGGTGTGGTATCTTACCTTCATTTTTTCAGGGTCTTTGGAAACAAGGAAAGAATCAGCACCAAGTTTGTCAATGGCCTCGGTTTCCTTGTTTGGAGAGGTACTAATAACAGTAACCTTCAGCCCGAATGCTTTACCGAATTTGATTGCAACATGGCCTAACCCACCAAGCCCTGCCACTCCCAAATGTTTGCCTGGCTCAGTCATACCATAATATTTCATCGGGCTATACACGGTGATCCCGGCACACAGAAGTGGAGCACCAGCGTCAAGAGGTAAGTTGTCAGGAAACTGAACTACATACCGCTGGTGAACAACCACAAAATCAGAATAGCCACCATGGGTTCGTGTCCCTTTATAAGGAGAGTTATAGGTAAATACAAGTTTAGGACAGTACTGCTCCAAATCTTGATTGCAATTCTCACAAGTCTGACAAGACTCGACAATTACACCAACACCAACGTTATCACCCACTCTGAATTTTTTCACATTGATTCCAACTTTTGTCACAACGCCAACAATTTCATGCCTGCAAAACACAACCACAAAAGTCAATGCAAGTTAATCCCAAAGATGTCCTGATTTTACCATCATATAACTTATAAGCAAGTAATGTCCAATATTGGCTATTGCACAAAGCCATGAACGCATAAACTATTAATCAATAGTCAAGGATGAGAAACCAACTAATTTAACAATCAAATATTGCATCATTTCCACCAAAAATAGAAAACTGCAGTGAAAGTTTCCGCTTCTAGATCGGGAATATTGCATCATTTCCATCAAAAATCGCATAGATATCCTCCTTATTTTCAGTCTTTGCAGTGCacttgaataattattatttgtaaaTTGTAACACACCTAGACTTCATTCGTAACACAGACACATTATGTAATTTTGAGGTTACATGGGCCAATAGTTTACTAGgattaatgaaaaagaaacttaAGTACCATAAACCATTAATGAAAAAgaataaacaatttaatatttcaaCACACTCATTGATTAACTTATTCATCAATGATAGATATCCTTTGCAACCATTCACTTTTGAGGATTCAAATTCTGTTTTTTAAGGTGATGTAGTGCCAATGCGTGTTAAACATGATTAAAGACAGGTAGGTGGTTATTCATATAATAGGTTTATTTAATTATCTGTTCGTAAGGgattgtttggataaacaacttatttgaagCTTGAAGTACatgcacttatcatgataagcgcttatgtataagcttgcataagctatttttataggcagagaaaaaataatgttaaaatgtttttgtatatgatataagttgtttttataagctatatcAAAGAAGATACgaaaagaagttaaaaaaagCTTAAAGAATTATCATAAGGTGTTCTCATAAGTTCTTTCAAATaatctcacaaaacttatgcaagtagataaactcaaataatacAATCGAAACATACACATAATTCCAAAGGTAAATAAAGTGAATTAAGAATTCTAATAGAGAACTATGTATGACATAATCATCAAGCAGAGCGTGTTTTAGTGAAAAAGTAACAATATATAATTCATGATGTCAgatcatatattatattttaagtttaaaacAACCTCCACCTCTAATTTGGGGGGTAAAAAGAATtgggattatttttttattcaattcaacagAAAGACGGCAATAAACAAAGTAGaatctaataataattaaaataaaaaataaaaaatatcagatTGCATGATACTATGCACTTTATTTCAGActgcaaaagaaagaaagaaagaaaaaatacataCCCAGGAACAACAGGGTAAGTAGTGAAACCCCAATCGTTCTTGAGAGTGTGTAGATCAGAATGACAAACTCCACAATATAGAATTTTGACACTTACATCATCATCGCCATTTTCcctacaaaaatgaaaaataaaaattaatcacgtaaaaaattataaaagactgagatgaaaagaaaaagaaaagaacctTCTGGAGAAATGAAAGGGAGAGAGGGTGCCAGAAGTGTCTCTAGCAGCCCAACCAAAAGCTTTGAGTGGGAGTTCGGTTTCGGGTGATTTCGCCATCGATCTCTGCTGCTATTATTCTTTGTGTGAATGAAGTGAAGTGTACTAGCGTAGTGTTGGTGTATTTATTGACTtatatgaaagaaagaaagaaaaagtaaagaTCTCgacctaataataatattaatagaaTCAACACTCATTTAATGTACGTAACTCTACCGGCCAAATATGGACCATCTTAAAGTCTACCTCCTTCACTCATCTATAACTACATCAATAGAGTTGATATCCTCCTTGGTCCAACATAAACGATGGAGGGAACATTCAACACCCCAAAATAacattggaaaaaaaatggagagaataaaaaatagatatatcTTAACCCAACACAGTGACTATGACAAATAGTGGATGAACGATAAAGTAGTAGAGAATTAAGATCTTTTCATTCATTTGTACAGATTTTTTTGTAAATACTTTTGAACACCTTGTGCTACTAGGaaagattcttttttttaagtttatataCCATTTTAGCTTCTCCAAAAAAAAGAtcttttcatttattaaaataaataaataatgtcatTTTAAAAGAGTTGATTCATTTCCTTATATTTGTGATGGGAGGGTATATATCACTTATGTCTCTGCCATCCCATCCCTAACATTTTACAAGCCTTAAGCCAAGTTCGAGAAAAAAACCCCTTTattaattatatcatttttttttttataaaatgacagaTGAGACATGCATTAATCATGACAGTTAACATCCCAGCTCTGTTGCCGCTCCAAGCCACAATCATACCATAATACGATGTTTAGAAACCCAACTATGCTGACACCCCAAAACACTGTGTCAAATACACTTTATCCTATAGAGTattgataaaaaagaataacaaaagaaaaaaaattaaacacaaaaatatcctcaaaataaaaacaaatttagtcTCAGAAAAGGAgtatagatttttatttttacgtgTTGCTTTTGCGTTTTACGTTTTAATTATAAGTTTAGCGATTTAGCCAATGTTGGGGGTGTAAAAGTGAAAGCGTTGAGctgtaaaaatgaaataatgttGAGTTGTAAAATTAAAAGGGGCCTTCTTGCGATTTATGCTATACACCCCTCCCGATGAAAACAATTATTTCAACATTCAGCCCctcatataacttttttttttggtcccaTATGAGCATAAGTTCTAGACTGCCACACCCCCAGCCTATGACTTGGGCTGGCCCTAGTCTCCACTTGTAGACCACTATAAATCATAGATCAAtcaatctatttatttttacctCTTGTTTTAATTTGAAAGAAATAATTGATATTCAAATCATCAAGGctagtaaaaatatattttaattagtttttttttcaagtagtttattttattttaataattaatactatGATAAATTAAAGTTATATTAGCATATTTGATTTATTCAAGTCGTAATACCCTatataaaaattgtataagtgGAAGTTagaattcaacaaaaaatagaagaaaaaaaagcgGAAGTTAGAAATAGAAACTGATGTAGTAGTGTAATTTTGGGCTGAAATGATATCTGAACACATATTTCTTAACACAATACAGACACCATATACATATACACTGTTCATTaatacacaaatttttttttctttttttctttctttcccttCAGTTCCTGAAAATCCACTGTGATCTCACTCTCATTTCTCAGTCAAAACAAGCATTTTTGTCTTCAACAATGgcatatataaacaaaatcCACCCATTCCGATCACCTCAACGCCGTCTCCATCAATGAGATGACTGGCGACGACGGTTGACGACATCGATGAATCACCATAAACTTGTTTCTTCGACAACTTCCGTCTTTGATTGAAAACAAGATCGACCTTGCAAACATTGTTGCCACACAAATATGTTCTTGAAACGGCGGTTACAGACgatgtggtggtggtgatgatgaagGATCTAGAGAAGATGGTGGTGGGGACGGTGTGATGAGGTGGTTGTGATAGCGGTGTTACGACGGTGGTGAGAATGGCGTGATGGTGGCGGCGAGAAGATCAGAGTACAACGGTGCGACGGTGGTTTGTCGTTTCAGCAACGAGGGAGAAAAGAGAATAGCGAGAAGTGGGTGGGTGGtctgagagagaagagaagacgCTGGGAAGGGAGAAAGACTGATGATACATTGGGATTTACAAAATTAccccctttttttaatattgaaatgtCAAAATTAGCCCTGGTGTCTGTACTGTGTCCAGTTATCATTACTGAATTTTAGGAGATTGTTGCTCTTTTGGCCTTTCTTTAGTGTCGGGTCTCTAACCGAGTATCTCAAGGTTGAAGAGAGATACTCTCAACCAAGTAATCTCTCAGGAGACAGGCGCCCTTTTAGCCTTTCACATATGCATAAATTGTTTTGGATggtattttttgtgtttttaaaaaatttatagataattttcaaagttttttttaagataaaaagcAAATATGATAGCAAAAGTGCAACGAACATTTTATCATATACATGCCAAACATGAGTCGGGCTTAACATTAATTAAGACAAAaaaactaccaaaaaaaaaaggaaaattgttgtttacacTTCAAACAAGGCTAAAACATACCTGAAAAAGACGTAAATATCCATCGATAATTAACTGtcattggttaaaattcatcaGCAGTTTCTGTCGATAAGGTTATATTGATAAATTACTAATGTTTCTTAGCATTGAGTCAAGTGTGAGCAACATTcttcaaaaataagaagaagagaTTTAAAGGGGCTCACATCTCTGTCTAAGCGTATGTCCTAaaagaattaattttgaaaactatAATTCGTAACCCTACAACAGGTTCTTATACCCcctataaatcatacaaattaaCACTTCGaagtatttaaataaaaactcaattttgttcatttcttaaaaaacatGTTATGAAACATGACATTAAAAAATGAGACATCCctagaaaaaaaagagagacaaaagcttcaaacacttTATATTAATCAAAGTAGAATATTATAAATGagtaaaagttaattttttaagacATCTATATGTAGGCAAGGTTAAGTACCAACTactattaaaaatcaaaacaagagTGATGATAACATAAATTGGGGGTTGAAGTGGTAATGGTTCAATTTGTGGATATAACTACTATTATCTCACTAACTAACTAATCACGTACCTTGagttaaaaatcaaaacaagagTTATATTCACAAATTGAACCATTAccacttcaaaaatattttttttttcctttaatttttcaattttctaaaaattgaaaatccaggttttattgttgatattttgaaaagttCGGAACATATGTTTTTTTCTCAAGAAAATGGAACAAATAATGATGATAACAAAACTAAGCAGTATAATCGACAATAAATTCaactaaaaaactaaatttagaaTTTATGTTTAGAGCAAATCGACACGATCAATCCAGAGATATAAAAGAGaagaggtaaaaaaaaatcaagattgTTTACCTAGTTTCACCCAATTTGATCTACGTATAAGGGAGAGTAACTCCACAATCTACTAAAGACACTGATTTTAAGGTAATCTGTCCATAATTCTCTGCCTTGATTTCAAATCAACGGCGATGTCAATTTAACCATCAAAAACTTTTCTGCTATATCCATCTTGAAATTACTCTACGAAAACTGATCATGTCCAAGCCTCGCTTGAACCTTGATCCAAGCATTGATCTCCACTTGCATCAACAACCCTTGGTAGCCCCACATATTTCTAAGTATGATCCTTCTCCACAAGCCATTTTTAATTATCAATGCATCAAACCacattaactttttagttatatccaCAAATTGAACCATTACCACTTCAACCCCCAAAATGTTCCTTTTAGTCATCTTGAAGATCCACTTGCATCCAACAAACTTTGAGTTTTTAGTtactttaacaaattttttagtaTAGTTCTTCACTAGTGTATTCTTTTCCTCATTCATTGACTCAACCCGTTCTTGACTCTCTTTACTTTCAATTGCTTCCTAAATGTTGCTTGGTTTTGAGTCTTGCATCTCTCCAACCGCAATTAAAGCATAACACATAAGGTCTCATAGTTGTACAACTTTGGGGCAATAATATCCTTAATTTCTCTATCTCTTACTAGACGTCCAATAGTCATTGTTCGTTGTCTTCTTTTAGTATCACTAATGGAAGTCTCCACCTCAAACTGAGTTTTATCCGCCAAACTTTCACCTCAAAAACCCTTGGGCGATTCAACTCGTAAacacatattttctttttacttccATTACATAGCAAACCTTGTTTCCTATCAATTGAATGAAACTGCTTTGAAATACACTCCAAGCCATTGCCAGTtctcaatattttctttttagttcCATATTACATAGCAAACCTTGTTTAACTAGTCCAACTAAACTCATGTTAGTAACATGCATAACCCAAAATCACATTGCATACTTCTATCATTGCGATTTTAACtagataattataaataatagtaGAACCATCCAATATGTACAACTTACGCATTTTGTACCTCTTCTTATTAGCTTTGCATCATGCAAAATTTTCATTACAATAAATTAGCTTCTAATGTTTAACATGAACAAACACTAATTTTTACCCTCGTCAATTTCTCACTTCTCACCAAACAATCCCTAATTTCTCTTCTTTCCACTCTCAATCCTTGACTTGATAACCAGCATCGAAAGTATTTCTATTGTATGGGTTTTTCAAAATCACTCAGTCAAAAGCCCTCAATCCTTAACATTTAA from Medicago truncatula cultivar Jemalong A17 chromosome 8, MtrunA17r5.0-ANR, whole genome shotgun sequence includes the following:
- the LOC11438406 gene encoding probable mannitol dehydrogenase gives rise to the protein MAKSPETELPLKAFGWAARDTSGTLSPFHFSRRENGDDDVSVKILYCGVCHSDLHTLKNDWGFTTYPVVPGHEIVGVVTKVGINVKKFRVGDNVGVGVIVESCQTCENCNQDLEQYCPKLVFTYNSPYKGTRTHGGYSDFVVVHQRYVVQFPDNLPLDAGAPLLCAGITVYSPMKYYGMTEPGKHLGVAGLGGLGHVAIKFGKAFGLKVTVISTSPNKETEAIDKLGADSFLVSKDPEKMKAAMGTMDYIIDTISAAHSLMPLLGLLKLNGKLVTVGLPSKPLELSVFPLVAGRKLIGGSNFGGLKETQEMLDFCGKHNITADIELIRMDEINTAMERLHKADVKYRFVIDVANSLSSL